TGCGTGACACCTGGGCCAAGCTGGCGTCAAGCTGACCTCTCACCGTCTGCCGGAAACAGATGCAACGGGTTGATCCGACACACCATTTGCCCCCTTCAAAAGTTCCGGCAACTGTGCTATGAAAGAGCGCGGGTACCCTGCCGGTATCTGAAAACAATCAGGAGTCAGTACCAATGTCACTACGCCTTTACAACACGATGAGCGGTCAGAAAGAGCAGTTTGAACCGCTGGTTCCGGGCAAGGTCGGGATGTATGTCTGCGGCGTCACCGTCTACGACTACTGCCACATCGGCCATGCCCGCGCCAACATCGTCTTTGATGTGATCTACCGTTATCTCAAATATGCCGGCTACGAAGTCAACTATGTCCGCAACTACACCGACGTTGACGACAAGATCATCAACCGCGCCAACGAGCGGGGGATTTCGAGCAAGGAGCTCTACGAGGAGTTCATCCGCGCCTTCGACGAGGATATGGCCGCGCTCGGGCTCGAGAAACCGACCCACGAGCCGAAGGCGACCGAGTATATCGACGAGATCATCGCCATCGTCGAAAACCTGATCGCCAAGGGGATCGCCTACGAGGCGGATGGTGATGTCTACTACGCCGTCGACACGTTCGACGACTACCTCAAGCTCTCGAAGCGCAACATGGACGAGATGCAGGCCGGAGCCCGCATCGCCCCCGGCGAGCAGAAACGCAACCCGATGGATTTCGCGCTCTGGAAGGCGGCCAAGCCGGGCGAACCGGCGTGGGAATCGCCGTGGGGACCGGGCCGGCCGGGCTGGCATATCGAATGCTCGGCGATGAGCTCGTCGCTGCTCGGCGACTCGTTCGATATCCACGGCGGCGGCAAGGACCTCGTCTTTCCGCACCACGAGAACGAGATCGCCCAGTCGGAAGGGGCCAACGAGAAGCCGTTCGTCAAGTACTGGATGCACAACGGCTTCGTCAATATCAACCAGGAGAAGATGAGCAAATCGCTCGGCAACTTCTTTACCATCCGCGACATTCTTGAAAAGTACGACCCGGAGGTCGTCCGCTTTTTCATCCTCTCGGCCCACTACCGCTCACCGATCGACTTCTCCGACCAGAACCTCGAGGAGGCCAGGGCCGGCCTGAGCCGTTTTTACGAGGCGCTCAAGGCCGCCGACGAGATCCTCGCCGCCCATCCGGTGCCGGGCAAGGCGCCCTGTCCGGCGATCAAGGACGAGGAGCGCGAGGTTTATGACCGGGTCGAGCTGCTCGAGGAGAAGTTCGCCGAGGCGATGGACGATGATTTCAATACCGCCCTGGCCCTCGGCCACCTGTTCGATGCGGTGCGCGGCCTCAATCGCCTGATCGGCGAGAAGCGCTTTGATGACTGCCCGCTGTCGCTGGCGGTCCTGCACGACGGGGCGCGGAAGCTGCGCGCCCTCGGAGCGGTGCTCGGCTTCTTCGGATCCGACCCGACGGCCTGGCTCGAAAAACAGAAAAACGCCGGTCTTGAAGGGGGCGAGTTGACGTCGGAGCAGATCGAGGCGCTGATTGCCGAGCGCAAGCAGGCGCGGGTCGACAGGGATTTCGCCCGCGCCGATGAGATCCGCGATGAGCTCGAGGCGAAAGGGGTGATCCTGCTCGATTCACGGGAGGGGACGACCTGGAAGATCAAGTAGGGTCGGGTTAGAGTGAAGAGTGAAGAGTGAAGAGCCAGGGGGGCGGGAGTTGATCCTGCCCCCTTCTTTTGTTGGAC
This genomic window from Desulfuromonas sp. contains:
- a CDS encoding cysteine--tRNA ligase, translating into MSLRLYNTMSGQKEQFEPLVPGKVGMYVCGVTVYDYCHIGHARANIVFDVIYRYLKYAGYEVNYVRNYTDVDDKIINRANERGISSKELYEEFIRAFDEDMAALGLEKPTHEPKATEYIDEIIAIVENLIAKGIAYEADGDVYYAVDTFDDYLKLSKRNMDEMQAGARIAPGEQKRNPMDFALWKAAKPGEPAWESPWGPGRPGWHIECSAMSSSLLGDSFDIHGGGKDLVFPHHENEIAQSEGANEKPFVKYWMHNGFVNINQEKMSKSLGNFFTIRDILEKYDPEVVRFFILSAHYRSPIDFSDQNLEEARAGLSRFYEALKAADEILAAHPVPGKAPCPAIKDEEREVYDRVELLEEKFAEAMDDDFNTALALGHLFDAVRGLNRLIGEKRFDDCPLSLAVLHDGARKLRALGAVLGFFGSDPTAWLEKQKNAGLEGGELTSEQIEALIAERKQARVDRDFARADEIRDELEAKGVILLDSREGTTWKIK